From Variovorax sp. J2L1-78, the proteins below share one genomic window:
- a CDS encoding efflux transporter outer membrane subunit, giving the protein MTPHRTNHRPRLVLLCLSLALAGCGVTRPPASASAPIPAQWHAPVPAPLAHVGSLPALADWWRQLDDPLLVRLIEAAQTVSPTVASAAARITEARGTRVQAGAALLPTLDGTLSAQRSNSPAGGTGSSTGASASLPAVTTLQAGLQSSWEIDLFGGRRASRDAADAQLQSASAKWHDARVSVAAETANQYFAERACQRQLAVAESDARSRGETARLTDLSAKAGFTAPADAALARASAADASARLTQQGAQCAVLRTGLVALTGIDPTEIDRQLATVSADRALPAVQVVASVPAQMLAQRPDVFAAELGVAAASAEVGAAEADRYPRLTLQGSVAALQLRSGGARQRIDTWTIGPVALTLPIFDGGTRAANAESAKARYDEAVSQYRGSVRTAVREVEEALVNLQATDARTGDADTAVQNYQASFDATQARYQSGLASLFELEDARRTLFAAQTSRVALQRERAEAWVALYRATGGGWARPGTALANDTSPSSAQTKTAKTP; this is encoded by the coding sequence ATGACGCCCCACCGCACGAACCACCGGCCGCGCCTGGTGCTGCTGTGCCTGTCGCTCGCGCTGGCCGGCTGCGGCGTGACGCGGCCGCCCGCGAGCGCGAGCGCACCGATCCCTGCGCAGTGGCATGCGCCGGTGCCCGCCCCCCTGGCCCACGTGGGCTCGCTGCCCGCCCTGGCCGACTGGTGGCGGCAACTCGACGACCCGTTGCTCGTGCGCCTGATCGAAGCCGCGCAGACAGTCAGCCCGACGGTGGCGAGCGCTGCGGCGCGCATCACCGAGGCGCGCGGCACGCGGGTGCAGGCCGGCGCGGCGCTGCTGCCGACGCTCGACGGCACGCTGTCGGCGCAGCGCAGCAACTCGCCAGCGGGCGGCACCGGCAGTTCGACCGGCGCGAGCGCTTCGCTGCCGGCGGTCACGACCTTGCAGGCCGGCCTGCAGTCGAGCTGGGAGATCGATCTGTTCGGCGGCCGCCGGGCCAGCCGCGACGCCGCCGACGCACAGTTGCAGAGTGCCAGTGCCAAGTGGCATGACGCCCGGGTGTCGGTCGCGGCCGAGACGGCCAACCAGTACTTCGCCGAGCGCGCCTGCCAGCGCCAGCTCGCGGTGGCCGAGTCCGACGCGCGCTCGCGCGGCGAGACGGCGCGCCTCACCGACCTGTCGGCCAAGGCCGGCTTCACCGCTCCGGCCGACGCGGCCCTGGCCCGCGCGAGCGCGGCCGACGCGTCGGCCCGCCTGACCCAGCAGGGCGCGCAGTGCGCCGTGCTGCGCACGGGCCTGGTCGCGCTGACCGGCATCGACCCGACCGAGATCGACCGGCAGCTGGCCACGGTCTCTGCTGACCGCGCCCTGCCGGCGGTGCAGGTCGTGGCCAGCGTGCCCGCCCAGATGCTCGCCCAGCGGCCCGACGTCTTCGCCGCCGAGCTGGGCGTGGCCGCAGCCAGTGCCGAAGTCGGCGCGGCCGAGGCCGACCGCTACCCGCGGCTGACGCTGCAGGGCTCGGTCGCCGCCCTGCAGCTGCGCAGCGGCGGCGCGCGTCAGCGCATCGACACCTGGACCATCGGACCGGTGGCGCTGACGCTGCCGATCTTCGACGGCGGCACGCGCGCCGCCAATGCCGAGAGCGCCAAGGCGCGCTACGACGAGGCCGTGTCGCAGTACCGCGGCAGCGTGCGCACGGCGGTGCGCGAGGTCGAGGAGGCGCTGGTCAACCTGCAGGCCACCGACGCCCGCACCGGCGACGCCGACACCGCGGTGCAGAACTACCAGGCATCGTTCGACGCCACGCAGGCGCGCTACCAGAGCGGCCTGGCCAGCCTGTTCGAGCTGGAAGACGCCCGCCGCACGCTCTTCGCCGCGCAGACATCGCGCGTGGCGCTGCAGCGCGAACGCGCCGAAGCCTGGGTGGCGCTCTACCGCGCCACCGGCGGCGGCTGGGCCCGGCCCGGCACCGCCCTCGCCAACGACACCTCTCCCTCTTCCGCACAGACGAAGACAGCGAAGACACCATGA
- a CDS encoding TetR/AcrR family transcriptional regulator, translating to MKTSPQQTASPPATPTERASRSDGAESRERILYAALRLFAEHGFAKTSTREIAKAAGVNIAAISYYFGDKAGLYSATFNEPMGGSSADLVELFGAPGLAIAEALRLYMVAYVEPLKHGEIVRQCMRLHMREMVEPTSQWAEEVERDIRGPHEALVRILARHFGITKADDDVHRLALAINGLALQLFVMQDMVEVLRPSLLRSAESIDRWADRLHSYAMAMLDAETARRAPPPSKRTSP from the coding sequence ATGAAGACGTCGCCCCAACAGACCGCTTCGCCACCGGCGACACCCACGGAACGCGCCTCGCGCAGCGATGGCGCCGAGTCCCGCGAGCGCATCCTCTACGCCGCGCTGCGCCTCTTCGCCGAGCACGGCTTCGCCAAGACGTCGACGCGCGAGATCGCCAAGGCGGCCGGCGTCAACATCGCCGCCATCAGCTACTACTTCGGCGACAAGGCCGGCCTCTACAGCGCCACCTTCAACGAGCCGATGGGCGGCTCGTCGGCCGACCTGGTCGAGCTGTTCGGCGCGCCGGGGCTGGCCATCGCCGAGGCGCTGCGCCTCTACATGGTGGCCTACGTCGAACCGCTCAAGCATGGCGAGATCGTGCGCCAGTGCATGCGCCTGCATATGCGCGAGATGGTCGAGCCGACCAGCCAATGGGCCGAAGAGGTCGAGCGCGACATCCGCGGACCGCACGAGGCGCTGGTGCGCATCCTGGCGCGTCATTTCGGCATCACGAAAGCGGACGACGATGTGCACCGACTGGCGCTGGCGATCAACGGGCTGGCTCTGCAGCTCTTCGTGATGCAGGACATGGTCGAGGTGCTGCGACCGTCCCTGCTGCGTTCTGCCGAGAGCATCGACCGTTGGGCCGATCGGCTGCATTCGTACGCGATGGCGATGCTCGATGCCGAAACGGCACGGCGCGCCCCGCCCCCTTCCAAGAGGACCTCCCCATGA